From the Calliopsis andreniformis isolate RMS-2024a chromosome 4, iyCalAndr_principal, whole genome shotgun sequence genome, one window contains:
- the LOC143177940 gene encoding mitochondrial glutathione transporter SLC25A40 isoform X1: MNKLSSIPPDLDLDDPRFRIKPYQQIVASCTGAFITSIFVTPLDVVKIRLQAQQKAMLSNKCFLYCNGLMDHLCPCPNGKGSVWTNGNGKFTGTMDALMKISKNEGILSLWSGLSPTLVLAVPATIAYFVSYEQLRLHFKDTYNKKYRKDRINAASIEQPFWIPMVAGAIARIWAATLVSPLELIRTKMQSQKLSYAEIMQALKTVVKYNGITGLWMGLSSTLLRDVPFSAIYWLNYETIKQKFRGTQHSFTFNLAAGAIAGSIAAFLTVPFDVVKTHRQIEMGEKEIYSDKPRRSSGTWTIIRKIYNQNGVKGLFTGLIPRVIKVAPACAIMIATFEHGKLFFQTYNATRMLQCDSDLQYLQHKRNSIK; this comes from the exons atgaataagcTAAGCAGCATACCGCCTGATTTAGATTTAGATGAtccaagatttaggattaaaccATATCAACAAATTGTAGCTTCATGTACTGGAGCTTTTATTACATCTATATTTG TtacgccattagatgtggtaaaAATACGACTTCAAGCACAACAGAAAGCAATGCTTTCAAATAAATGTTTTCTTTACTGTAATGGTTTAATGGATCATTTATGTCCTTGTCCAAATGGTAAAGGTTCTGTATGGACTAATGGAAATGGAAAGTTTACAGGCACAATG GATGCTCTTATGAAAATTAGTAAAAATGAAGGAATACTTTCTTTATGGAGTGGTTTAAGTCCTACTCTTGTTCTAGCAGTACCTGCAACTATAGCTTATTTTGTTTCGTATGAACAATTAAGATTACATTTTAAG GATACATATAATAAAAAGTACAGAAAAGATAGGATTAATGCAGCATCTATAGAACAACCATTTTGGATTCCTATGGTGGCTGGCGCCATAGCTCGTATTTGGGCTGCAACCCTAGTAAGCCCATTAGAGCTCATTAGAACAAAAATGCAATCGCAAAAATTGAGTTATGCAG AAATTATgcaagcattgaaaactgttgtaaaATATAATGGAATTACTGGTTTATGGATGGGATTGAGTAGTACCCTCTTACGTGACGTACCTTTTAGTGCAATTTACTGGTTAAACTATGAAACAATAAAACAGAAATTTCGTGGGACACAACATAGTTTTACTTTTAATCTTGCAGCTGGTGCTATAGCAGGATCT atAGCTGCATTTTTAACGGTTCCATTTGATGTTGTCAAAACACATCGACAAATAGAAATGGgtgaaaaagaaatttattcag ATAAACCAAGACGGAGTAGTGGAACTTGGACTATAATACGAAAAATTTATAATCAGAATGGAGTCAAGGGATTATTCACGGGACTGATTCCGCGTGTCATCAAAGTAGCTCCAGCTTGTGCAATCATGATTGCGACATTTGAACATGGAAAACTATTTTTTCAAACATACAATGCCACTCGAATGCTTCAATGTGACAGTGACTTACAATATTTACAACATAAACGTAATAGCATTAAATGA
- the LOC143177940 gene encoding mitochondrial glutathione transporter SLC25A40 isoform X2 gives MLSNKCFLYCNGLMDHLCPCPNGKGSVWTNGNGKFTGTMDALMKISKNEGILSLWSGLSPTLVLAVPATIAYFVSYEQLRLHFKDTYNKKYRKDRINAASIEQPFWIPMVAGAIARIWAATLVSPLELIRTKMQSQKLSYAEIMQALKTVVKYNGITGLWMGLSSTLLRDVPFSAIYWLNYETIKQKFRGTQHSFTFNLAAGAIAGSIAAFLTVPFDVVKTHRQIEMGEKEIYSDKPRRSSGTWTIIRKIYNQNGVKGLFTGLIPRVIKVAPACAIMIATFEHGKLFFQTYNATRMLQCDSDLQYLQHKRNSIK, from the exons ATGCTTTCAAATAAATGTTTTCTTTACTGTAATGGTTTAATGGATCATTTATGTCCTTGTCCAAATGGTAAAGGTTCTGTATGGACTAATGGAAATGGAAAGTTTACAGGCACAATG GATGCTCTTATGAAAATTAGTAAAAATGAAGGAATACTTTCTTTATGGAGTGGTTTAAGTCCTACTCTTGTTCTAGCAGTACCTGCAACTATAGCTTATTTTGTTTCGTATGAACAATTAAGATTACATTTTAAG GATACATATAATAAAAAGTACAGAAAAGATAGGATTAATGCAGCATCTATAGAACAACCATTTTGGATTCCTATGGTGGCTGGCGCCATAGCTCGTATTTGGGCTGCAACCCTAGTAAGCCCATTAGAGCTCATTAGAACAAAAATGCAATCGCAAAAATTGAGTTATGCAG AAATTATgcaagcattgaaaactgttgtaaaATATAATGGAATTACTGGTTTATGGATGGGATTGAGTAGTACCCTCTTACGTGACGTACCTTTTAGTGCAATTTACTGGTTAAACTATGAAACAATAAAACAGAAATTTCGTGGGACACAACATAGTTTTACTTTTAATCTTGCAGCTGGTGCTATAGCAGGATCT atAGCTGCATTTTTAACGGTTCCATTTGATGTTGTCAAAACACATCGACAAATAGAAATGGgtgaaaaagaaatttattcag ATAAACCAAGACGGAGTAGTGGAACTTGGACTATAATACGAAAAATTTATAATCAGAATGGAGTCAAGGGATTATTCACGGGACTGATTCCGCGTGTCATCAAAGTAGCTCCAGCTTGTGCAATCATGATTGCGACATTTGAACATGGAAAACTATTTTTTCAAACATACAATGCCACTCGAATGCTTCAATGTGACAGTGACTTACAATATTTACAACATAAACGTAATAGCATTAAATGA